One part of the bacterium genome encodes these proteins:
- a CDS encoding serine/threonine-protein phosphatase produces the protein MTKLDGQILGNNIREGIIRFDDASPLLGRVTGLTNVGRGRSKNQDALSVHMLPDRLVLCVADGLGCYENSEKSAYHAVTSVPQDLAEGIDFVNSCGDVHHELLNYYPYLQKGYPKLPSQKEDMGATTLVSAEILGNRLTIANIGDSRAYLIRDNKIIFSTRDQSILGLMFLTGEVKKTDNWRKNPYRSVLLNALGSPEKEFDYIVNDKMVPNPTGFPLLETMEIKKDDYLLLASDGFYMNLTETEIANECPRHHHNPEWFTDKILQVIKNGKTTEGIEATHDNFTFLVYKHL, from the coding sequence ATGACCAAGCTAGATGGCCAAATTTTAGGCAATAATATTAGGGAAGGGATTATTCGTTTTGACGATGCTTCGCCGCTATTGGGGCGGGTTACAGGCCTTACCAATGTGGGAAGAGGGCGTTCTAAAAATCAGGATGCTTTGTCGGTACACATGCTTCCCGATCGTTTAGTATTGTGTGTTGCCGATGGTTTGGGTTGTTATGAAAATTCCGAGAAATCGGCTTATCATGCGGTTACTTCTGTGCCTCAAGATTTGGCCGAGGGTATCGATTTTGTAAACAGCTGTGGCGATGTGCATCATGAACTACTCAATTATTATCCGTATCTGCAAAAAGGCTATCCCAAATTGCCATCCCAAAAAGAAGACATGGGGGCTACCACTTTAGTGTCTGCCGAAATTTTGGGAAACCGCCTGACTATTGCCAATATCGGCGATTCACGGGCGTATCTCATCCGCGATAATAAAATTATTTTCTCAACGCGCGATCAATCTATTTTAGGCCTTATGTTTTTAACGGGAGAAGTAAAAAAAACGGATAACTGGCGTAAAAATCCGTACCGCAGTGTATTGCTCAATGCTTTAGGCAGCCCCGAAAAAGAATTTGATTATATTGTGAATGATAAAATGGTGCCTAATCCCACCGGTTTTCCGCTTTTAGAAACCATGGAAATTAAAAAAGACGATTATTTGCTTTTAGCCAGTGATGGTTTTTATATGAATTTAACTGAAACTGAAATTGCCAACGAATGTCCCAGGCATCATCATAATCCTGAATGGTTTACCGATAAAATTTTACAGGTCATTAAAAACGGAAAAACAACCGAAGGCATTGAAGCTACGCACGATAATTTTACTTTCCTTGTTTATAAGCATTTGTAG
- a CDS encoding Mrp/NBP35 family ATP-binding protein encodes MSDTLPPNKFGAVIAVASGKGGVGKSTVSVNLACALASLGHKVGLLDADIYGPSQHIMLGLKGQDPVMADEKKFKPIPKHGISVMSFGFFVKPEDAVVWRGPMVSRMFQQLVSDVSWGELDYLVVDLPPGTGDIQLSLAQILSVTGVVIVSTPQDVALADAVKGVSMFRKVNIDILGIIENMSTFVCPHCNHSTDIFSHAGAQNKAKVLEVPFLGEIPLEEQTRKCGDDGIPVVVRDPGAAQSKRFLEIAGKVAAQADEIKKKMPTINIGGPGPEIDKNFSV; translated from the coding sequence AAATTTGGTGCGGTCATTGCCGTAGCCTCCGGTAAAGGTGGCGTTGGTAAATCTACCGTTTCTGTTAATTTAGCCTGTGCCTTAGCCAGCTTAGGCCACAAGGTGGGCTTATTAGATGCCGATATCTACGGCCCTTCTCAGCACATTATGCTGGGCTTAAAAGGCCAAGATCCTGTCATGGCCGATGAGAAAAAGTTTAAACCTATTCCCAAGCACGGCATATCGGTGATGAGTTTTGGTTTTTTTGTAAAACCGGAGGACGCCGTTGTATGGCGCGGCCCCATGGTAAGCCGCATGTTTCAGCAATTGGTAAGTGATGTGTCGTGGGGCGAACTGGATTATTTAGTAGTGGATCTCCCTCCCGGAACCGGTGATATCCAATTAAGTTTAGCCCAAATTTTAAGTGTAACGGGTGTAGTCATTGTAAGCACCCCGCAGGATGTAGCACTCGCTGATGCCGTAAAAGGTGTGAGCATGTTCCGCAAGGTGAACATAGATATTTTAGGTATTATCGAAAACATGAGCACCTTTGTGTGCCCTCATTGCAATCACTCCACCGATATTTTCTCGCACGCTGGCGCTCAAAATAAAGCCAAAGTTTTGGAAGTTCCTTTCCTGGGTGAAATTCCGCTGGAAGAACAAACCCGCAAATGTGGCGATGACGGTATTCCCGTTGTAGTGCGCGATCCGGGAGCTGCACAATCAAAACGCTTTTTAGAAATTGCCGGTAAAGTAGCGGCTCAGGCAGACGAGATTAAAAAGAAAATGCCCACGATCAACATCGGCGGCCCCGGTCCGGAGATTGATAAAAATTTTAGCGTGTAA
- a CDS encoding diguanylate cyclase — protein MAVNIPKHLKSVLIQGLNGFDLCFINNQTESLQFINTHDMDIILVDESGWELDIHLKIDRDLKKHKKKTPVFLLAQKDTPLKKLKNTERLHKEELTPALLQLAVVRALENSKWAALNTQMEAPLHDPSTGLFNKHYLFMRLNEELERSRRYKFPVCVALITAEQWDMLTERYGSESTENVLKELGKLIQKNIRLSDIVCRYDEKHLGLLLPHTTVAESKVFWKRLSRVLAAQPLSVGNKNYMLSFKFGVLPITLKTEHVEDKLSMICSELGA, from the coding sequence TTGGCGGTTAATATCCCCAAACATCTTAAAAGCGTGCTTATCCAGGGTTTAAACGGCTTTGATTTGTGCTTTATTAACAATCAAACCGAAAGCCTCCAGTTTATCAACACGCACGACATGGATATTATTTTGGTGGATGAAAGCGGTTGGGAACTGGACATTCATTTAAAAATTGATCGCGATCTTAAAAAACATAAAAAAAAGACTCCCGTTTTTCTTCTGGCTCAAAAAGATACGCCCCTTAAAAAGCTTAAAAATACAGAGCGCCTTCATAAAGAAGAACTAACCCCCGCTCTTCTTCAACTGGCTGTAGTACGCGCGCTTGAAAACAGCAAATGGGCGGCCCTTAACACACAAATGGAAGCCCCCCTGCACGATCCCTCTACCGGTCTTTTTAACAAACACTATTTATTTATGCGGCTAAACGAAGAGCTAGAACGCAGCCGCCGTTATAAATTTCCGGTGTGCGTGGCGCTGATTACCGCCGAACAGTGGGACATGCTTACAGAACGCTACGGCAGCGAAAGCACCGAAAATGTGCTTAAAGAATTGGGCAAGCTTATTCAAAAAAATATCCGCTTATCGGATATTGTATGCCGTTACGATGAAAAACATTTGGGACTTCTTTTGCCACACACAACCGTAGCCGAATCAAAAGTATTTTGGAAACGCTTGTCGCGTGTTTTGGCCGCACAACCTTTAAGCGTGGGTAACAAAAACTACATGCTCAGTTTTAAATTTGGCGTATTGCCCATCACACTTAAAACCGAACACGTAGAAGATAAATTATCGATGATTTGTTCAGAGCTGGGAGCTTAA